In Nonomuraea sp. NBC_00507, the following are encoded in one genomic region:
- a CDS encoding DUF4446 family protein, translating to MLVTTWIIVGVVAGVSGVMIGYLALRQARAVVEDCQRMLARQTSEGRGDLKAIRDVAVCRYDALSEMTGRLSFSIAMINGLGDGIVLTSINGRSETRTYVRPVVGGKGQQPLSPEEEEAVRAARLGLGPLVPSRASGPL from the coding sequence GTGCTCGTTACCACCTGGATCATCGTGGGCGTCGTCGCCGGGGTCAGTGGCGTCATGATCGGTTATCTGGCGCTCCGGCAGGCCAGAGCCGTCGTGGAGGACTGCCAGCGGATGCTGGCCAGACAGACCAGCGAGGGCAGGGGCGATCTCAAGGCCATCAGGGACGTGGCCGTCTGCCGGTACGACGCGCTCTCCGAGATGACGGGGCGGCTGTCATTCTCGATCGCGATGATCAACGGGCTGGGTGACGGCATCGTCCTGACCTCGATCAACGGCCGGAGCGAGACCCGTACGTACGTGCGGCCGGTGGTGGGCGGGAAGGGGCAGCAGCCGCTGTCGCCGGAGGAGGAAGAGGCGGTGCGCGCGGCCAGGCTGGGGCTCGGCCCGTTGGTCCCGTCTCGGGCATCAGGCCCGCTCTGA
- a CDS encoding ATP-binding protein yields the protein MSSVVLLPYAPSSVAVARQRLSTDLQESGVFSTAIDDAVLVVSELLSNALRHAHPLPSGMVRVAWLRSDDHIEVAVSDGGAATEPRAGRPTLSSLGGRGLGIVEYVAESWGVRHDGDTTTVWAILPAPKGSMNGQVAALKEAG from the coding sequence GTGTCAAGCGTGGTGCTACTGCCGTACGCGCCGTCCAGCGTTGCCGTCGCCCGCCAGCGTCTGAGCACTGACCTGCAGGAAAGCGGGGTCTTTTCCACGGCGATCGACGATGCCGTGCTCGTGGTGAGCGAGTTGCTGAGCAACGCGCTGCGGCACGCGCATCCGCTGCCGTCGGGCATGGTGAGGGTGGCCTGGCTGCGTAGCGACGATCACATCGAGGTTGCGGTCAGCGACGGGGGCGCGGCGACCGAGCCGCGGGCCGGCCGCCCGACCCTGTCCTCGCTAGGGGGCCGGGGGCTCGGCATCGTGGAATACGTGGCTGAGAGCTGGGGAGTGCGTCACGACGGGGACACCACGACGGTGTGGGCCATCCTGCCCGCCCCCAAGGGATCGATGAACGGGCAGGTCGCAGCACTCAAAGAGGCCGGCTAG
- the pheA gene encoding prephenate dehydratase, with product MPRLAYLGPEGTFTEEALRLLDPTAERLPCATVSAALNAARTGEADGAVVPLENSIEGAITTTLDEFAWGEPLLITAELLLPVQFSLLARPDTEIPHIKRVYTHPAAITQCRAFLARELPDAVVVAAPSTAAAAQEVSLPGAPYDAAIAARIAGEHYGLVELATDIGDRSDTVTRFVKVGRPGPLPEPTGSDRTTLVVFLADDHPGALLEMLTEFSVRGVNLTRIESRPTGDGIGRYFFHFDFEGHVADARVGEAISGLHRICGEVRFLGSYPRADGIAPQIKRGTADAEFAEAGDWLARIRAGQV from the coding sequence ATGCCCAGACTCGCCTATCTCGGGCCGGAGGGGACCTTCACCGAAGAGGCCCTGCGGCTCCTCGACCCCACCGCCGAGCGGCTGCCCTGCGCCACGGTCAGTGCCGCGCTCAACGCCGCTCGCACCGGCGAGGCCGATGGGGCCGTGGTCCCGTTGGAAAACTCGATCGAGGGCGCGATCACCACGACGCTCGACGAGTTCGCCTGGGGCGAGCCGTTGCTGATCACGGCCGAGCTGCTGCTGCCCGTGCAGTTCTCGCTGCTGGCCCGGCCCGACACCGAGATCCCGCACATCAAGCGCGTCTACACGCATCCTGCGGCCATCACCCAGTGCCGCGCCTTCCTCGCCCGAGAGCTGCCCGACGCGGTCGTGGTGGCCGCGCCTTCGACGGCGGCCGCGGCGCAGGAGGTGTCGCTGCCGGGCGCCCCATACGACGCCGCCATCGCCGCCCGCATCGCCGGCGAGCACTATGGGCTGGTCGAGCTGGCCACCGACATCGGCGACAGGTCGGACACCGTGACCAGGTTCGTCAAAGTCGGCCGCCCCGGGCCGCTGCCCGAGCCGACCGGCTCCGACCGCACCACGCTGGTCGTTTTCCTGGCTGACGACCACCCGGGCGCGCTCTTGGAGATGCTGACCGAGTTCTCCGTGCGCGGGGTCAACCTGACGCGCATCGAGTCGCGGCCCACCGGCGACGGCATCGGGCGTTACTTCTTCCACTTCGACTTCGAGGGGCACGTGGCCGACGCCCGGGTCGGCGAGGCCATCTCGGGGCTGCACCGCATCTGCGGCGAGGTGCGTTTCCTGGGCAGTTACCCGCGGGCCGACGGCATCGCGCCGCAGATCAAGCGAGGCACGGCCGACGCCGAGTTCGCCGAGGCAGGCGATTGGCTCGCCCGCATCCGCGCCGGGCAGGTCTGA
- a CDS encoding glycosyltransferase family 2 protein produces the protein MTGDTAVIIPAANEADRIAATVKAAAALPGVDLVVVVDDGSRDQTGRVARAAGARVVRHSRNRGKAAAMETGAEAVRLLDEDATPRHLLFLDADLGRTAAAAAPLVEPVRAGEADMTIAVFTTRVKLGGHGLVVRLSREGIRRATGLELAQPLNGQRCLTRAAFEAARPLAHGFGVETALTIDLVRKGFRVTEVEVDMAHRATGTDWRAQLHRAIQLRDVARALAIRDPLVTQNLHKLHPNR, from the coding sequence GTGACCGGTGACACCGCGGTCATCATCCCGGCCGCCAACGAGGCTGACCGCATCGCGGCCACCGTCAAGGCCGCCGCGGCACTGCCCGGCGTGGACCTTGTCGTGGTCGTCGACGACGGCTCGCGGGATCAGACCGGCAGGGTGGCGCGCGCGGCGGGAGCCCGGGTGGTGCGGCACAGCCGCAACAGGGGCAAGGCCGCGGCGATGGAGACCGGAGCGGAGGCCGTACGCCTCCTGGACGAGGACGCCACCCCCCGCCACCTGCTCTTCCTCGACGCCGACCTGGGCCGGACGGCCGCCGCCGCGGCGCCGCTCGTCGAGCCCGTGCGCGCGGGCGAGGCCGACATGACCATCGCCGTGTTCACGACGAGGGTGAAGCTCGGCGGCCACGGCTTAGTCGTACGCCTGTCCAGGGAGGGCATCCGCCGGGCCACCGGCTTGGAGCTCGCCCAGCCGCTCAACGGTCAGCGTTGCCTGACGAGAGCGGCCTTCGAGGCGGCCCGGCCGCTGGCGCACGGGTTCGGCGTAGAGACCGCGCTGACGATCGACCTGGTGCGCAAGGGCTTTCGGGTGACGGAGGTCGAGGTGGACATGGCACATCGGGCGACAGGGACGGACTGGCGGGCGCAGCTCCACCGCGCGATCCAACTCCGTGATGTGGCCCGCGCCCTGGCGATTCGCGACCCTCTGGTCACCCAAAACCTCCACAAACTTCACCCCAATCGCTGA
- a CDS encoding glycosyltransferase 87 family protein produces the protein MIDGEVRVIRRQWWAWAVAALVVVAAVAPLVHAWLTNPDDQRLVDLDVYRTGGQMLLEGRRVYDYFTPAPQLLPFTYPPVAAMLAVVLAKMSWETAQWVWTAGIFVALAVTVWFAFREALSGPAVRKYVPWAFALLMVACAYLMPIRDQVRFGQVDIMLVALCLADCVARRPWWPRGFLIGLATAVKLTPGVFLIYLLITRQWRTFFMASFAAAVLTLVPFAVIPQDAADFWFSALLDPERLGSNAATTNQSIRGMLIRLYLPDALTSVLWLAIVAGVGWYGFRGARDAYRAGDQLTAVALVGLMAVLLSPVAWIHHLAWVVVVLGAIVGDGRDPARLRVAAGVWLYYVVPIPWWGVSLKAADIPGVSVVLGKIVQNGFGLGALALVWMLVSWLPKHRRSPD, from the coding sequence GTGATAGATGGCGAGGTGCGGGTGATCCGGCGGCAGTGGTGGGCGTGGGCGGTCGCGGCGCTCGTCGTCGTGGCGGCCGTGGCGCCGTTGGTGCACGCGTGGCTCACCAACCCGGACGATCAACGGCTGGTCGACCTGGACGTCTACCGCACCGGTGGGCAGATGCTGCTCGAGGGGCGACGGGTCTACGACTACTTCACGCCCGCGCCGCAACTGCTGCCGTTCACCTACCCGCCCGTCGCCGCGATGCTGGCGGTGGTGCTGGCGAAGATGTCCTGGGAGACGGCCCAATGGGTGTGGACGGCCGGGATCTTCGTGGCGCTGGCCGTGACGGTGTGGTTCGCATTCAGGGAGGCGCTGAGCGGACCGGCGGTGCGGAAATACGTGCCGTGGGCGTTCGCCCTGCTCATGGTGGCCTGCGCTTACCTGATGCCGATCAGAGACCAGGTGCGCTTCGGGCAGGTCGACATCATGCTCGTCGCGCTGTGCCTGGCCGACTGCGTGGCCAGGCGGCCGTGGTGGCCTCGGGGGTTCCTGATCGGGCTGGCCACGGCGGTGAAGCTGACGCCCGGCGTCTTCCTGATCTATCTGCTGATCACCAGGCAGTGGCGCACGTTCTTCATGGCGTCGTTCGCGGCGGCGGTGCTCACGTTGGTGCCGTTCGCGGTGATCCCGCAGGACGCGGCCGACTTCTGGTTCTCGGCGCTGCTCGATCCCGAGCGCCTCGGCTCGAACGCGGCCACCACCAACCAGTCGATCCGCGGCATGCTGATCCGCCTCTACTTGCCGGACGCGCTGACGTCCGTTCTCTGGCTCGCGATCGTGGCCGGGGTCGGCTGGTACGGCTTCCGCGGCGCCCGTGACGCGTACCGGGCGGGTGACCAGCTCACCGCGGTCGCGCTCGTCGGCCTGATGGCCGTGCTGCTCTCGCCCGTCGCGTGGATCCACCACCTGGCCTGGGTGGTCGTGGTGCTCGGCGCGATCGTCGGCGACGGGCGGGATCCGGCCAGGCTGCGGGTGGCGGCGGGGGTGTGGCTGTACTACGTGGTGCCGATCCCGTGGTGGGGAGTTTCGCTGAAGGCCGCGGACATACCGGGGGTCAGCGTGGTGCTGGGGAAGATCGTTCAGAACGGGTTCGGGCTGGGGGCGCTGGCTCTGGTGTGGATGTTGGTGTCCTGGTTGCCGAAACACCGGAGATCCCCTGACTGA
- the serS gene encoding serine--tRNA ligase, producing the protein MIDLRTLREHPDRLRASQRARGEDDSVVDTLLDLDERRRSALTSFESLRAEQKSMGKSVSKAQGEEKAALLQRAKDLASQVKAAEAEAEKLGAELDELVQTLPNIVEEGAPPGGEDDYVVLETHGEPRKFDFEPKDHLELGEVLGAIDMERGAKVSGSRFFFLKGVGARLQLGLLNMAMQQAIEAGFTPMITPVLVKPETMQGTGFHVAHDKEIYRLPEDDLYLVGTSEVSLAGYHAQEIIDAGELPLRYAGWSSCFRREAGSYGKDTRGIIRVHQFDKVEMFSYVRPEDAHEEHQRLLAWEKEMLAKIEVPYRIIDTAAGDLGMSAARKFDCEAWIPTQGRYRELTSTSNCTEFQARRLGTRYRDKDGKPRHLATLNGTLATTRWIVAILENHQQADGSVVVPEALRPYVGLDVLTPAK; encoded by the coding sequence GTGATTGACCTGCGTACCCTTCGTGAGCATCCCGACCGGCTACGGGCGTCGCAGCGTGCCCGCGGTGAGGACGACTCCGTCGTCGACACGCTGCTCGACCTCGACGAGCGCCGCCGATCCGCGCTGACCTCGTTCGAGTCTCTGCGCGCCGAGCAGAAGAGCATGGGCAAGTCGGTCTCCAAGGCGCAGGGCGAGGAGAAGGCGGCGCTGCTCCAGCGTGCCAAGGACCTCGCGAGCCAGGTCAAGGCGGCCGAGGCGGAGGCGGAGAAGCTCGGGGCCGAGCTCGACGAGCTCGTCCAGACGCTGCCCAACATCGTCGAGGAGGGCGCGCCGCCCGGCGGCGAGGACGACTACGTGGTGCTCGAGACCCACGGCGAGCCGCGGAAGTTCGACTTCGAGCCCAAGGACCACCTGGAGCTGGGCGAGGTGCTCGGCGCCATCGACATGGAGCGGGGCGCCAAGGTGTCCGGCTCGCGGTTCTTCTTCCTCAAGGGTGTGGGCGCGCGCCTGCAGCTGGGGCTGCTCAACATGGCCATGCAGCAGGCGATCGAGGCCGGGTTCACGCCGATGATCACACCGGTGCTCGTCAAGCCGGAGACCATGCAGGGCACCGGCTTCCACGTGGCCCACGACAAGGAGATCTACCGGCTGCCGGAGGACGACCTCTACCTGGTCGGCACCTCGGAGGTCTCGCTGGCCGGCTACCACGCCCAGGAGATCATCGATGCCGGCGAGCTGCCGCTGCGTTACGCGGGCTGGTCGTCGTGCTTCCGCCGCGAGGCGGGCTCCTACGGCAAGGACACCAGGGGCATCATCCGGGTCCACCAGTTCGACAAGGTCGAGATGTTCTCCTACGTGCGCCCCGAGGATGCCCACGAGGAGCACCAGCGCCTGCTGGCCTGGGAGAAGGAGATGCTGGCCAAGATCGAGGTCCCCTACCGGATCATCGACACGGCGGCGGGCGATCTCGGCATGTCGGCCGCCCGCAAGTTCGACTGCGAGGCCTGGATCCCCACCCAGGGCCGCTACCGGGAGCTGACCTCCACGTCCAACTGCACCGAGTTCCAGGCTCGCAGGCTCGGGACCCGCTACCGCGACAAGGACGGCAAGCCGCGCCACCTGGCCACGCTCAACGGCACGCTCGCCACGACCCGCTGGATCGTGGCGATCCTCGAGAACCACCAGCAGGCCGACGGCTCCGTGGTGGTTCCCGAGGCGCTGCGCCCTTACGTGGGCCTCGACGTGCTCACGCCGGCCAAGTAG
- a CDS encoding sensor histidine kinase → MMPSLWMVVAVAAGLGLLVALAGIWLMGRLRTRSIGAMMAVVVVVAVAATLAGIVAIIMQMLLEGAVRDFVLVVVAVGGLVGLGVAFVLAKRVVRESKRLVDAVRELPFVAPQGLPAELQTIANTLEEAYARERALEGARRELVAWVSHDLRTPLAGMRAMAEALEDGVVSDTETVARYHGQIKLEVERLSAMVDDLFELSRIHAGALRLSRGRIGLTDLVADTLAGAEPLARAKGVVLTAEAAEPVPVEADAGALGRALGNLVVNAIRHTPSDRTVVLRAGVEEGMACLSVTDCCGGIPDEDLPRVFEVAFRGEAARTPTADGGAGLGLAIAQGIVEAHDGLIGVVNEGPGCRFEIRLPLVSG, encoded by the coding sequence ATGATGCCTTCTCTGTGGATGGTCGTCGCCGTGGCGGCCGGGCTGGGGCTGCTGGTCGCGCTCGCGGGGATCTGGCTGATGGGGCGGCTGCGCACCAGGTCCATCGGGGCGATGATGGCCGTGGTCGTGGTGGTCGCCGTGGCCGCGACGCTGGCCGGCATCGTGGCGATCATCATGCAGATGCTCCTCGAGGGAGCGGTCAGGGACTTCGTGCTCGTCGTGGTGGCCGTCGGGGGCCTGGTGGGTCTCGGGGTCGCGTTCGTGCTGGCCAAGCGGGTGGTGCGGGAGAGCAAGCGGCTCGTGGACGCCGTACGGGAGCTGCCCTTCGTGGCGCCGCAAGGGCTGCCCGCCGAGTTGCAGACGATCGCGAACACGCTGGAGGAGGCGTACGCGCGGGAGCGGGCCCTGGAAGGGGCGCGGCGCGAGCTCGTCGCCTGGGTGAGCCACGACCTGCGGACGCCGCTGGCCGGGATGCGGGCCATGGCCGAGGCGCTGGAGGACGGGGTGGTGTCGGACACCGAGACGGTCGCCCGCTATCACGGCCAGATCAAGCTGGAGGTGGAGCGACTGTCCGCCATGGTGGACGACCTGTTCGAGTTGTCCCGCATCCACGCCGGGGCCCTGCGGCTGTCCAGGGGCCGGATCGGGCTGACGGACCTCGTGGCCGACACTCTGGCGGGAGCCGAGCCGCTCGCCAGGGCCAAGGGCGTGGTGCTCACCGCCGAGGCGGCGGAGCCCGTGCCGGTGGAGGCCGACGCCGGGGCGCTCGGGCGGGCCCTCGGCAACCTCGTGGTCAACGCCATCCGGCACACGCCGTCGGACCGGACCGTGGTGTTGCGGGCCGGGGTGGAGGAGGGGATGGCGTGCCTGTCCGTGACGGACTGTTGCGGGGGGATTCCCGACGAGGATCTGCCTCGGGTGTTCGAGGTGGCTTTCCGTGGGGAGGCGGCGCGGACTCCCACCGCGGACGGCGGCGCGGGGCTCGGGCTGGCCATTGCGCAGGGCATCGTGGAAGCGCACGACGGGCTGATCGGGGTGGTCAACGAGGGGCCTGGGTGCCGGTTCGAGATCCGGCTTCCCCTGGTCAGCGGCTGA
- a CDS encoding STAS domain-containing protein encodes MELKVSTRSHAGCAVVAVTGEIDLYTAPHLQSEFTRLLQEGPSRVVIDMSAVDFCDSTGMNVLLSALKRMKEQGGTLEVAAPRPAVRKILQVTGLDSVFIVHDEVPEEFLIAEGS; translated from the coding sequence GTGGAGCTCAAGGTCTCGACTCGATCACATGCCGGGTGCGCGGTCGTCGCGGTCACCGGGGAAATCGACCTCTATACGGCGCCTCACCTGCAGTCCGAGTTCACTCGGCTGCTGCAGGAGGGGCCAAGCCGGGTGGTCATCGACATGTCCGCCGTGGATTTCTGCGACTCCACGGGGATGAACGTGCTGCTTTCGGCGCTCAAACGGATGAAAGAACAGGGTGGGACGCTCGAGGTGGCCGCGCCACGTCCCGCCGTACGCAAGATCCTGCAGGTCACCGGGCTCGACTCGGTGTTCATCGTGCATGACGAGGTGCCAGAGGAGTTCCTCATCGCCGAGGGATCGTGA
- a CDS encoding response regulator transcription factor produces MNTRILVVDDDPTVSEVVARYLERDGHEVECVGDGAEALRRALAHPPDLMVLDLMLPKIDGLQVCRKLRERWPVPVIMLTALGEEIDRVVGLETGADDYVTKPFSPRELALRVQSVLRRARGASVTGGTGVLRDEDLVVDVGAHEVRLRGNEVMLTAREFDLLAYLMRNPRQAFSRSALLNQVWGWSFGDSSTVTVHVRRLREKIEPDPTAPRRIVTVWGVGYRYEPLEDGS; encoded by the coding sequence GTGAACACGCGCATCCTGGTGGTCGATGACGATCCGACCGTCTCCGAGGTCGTCGCCCGCTATCTGGAGCGCGACGGGCACGAGGTCGAGTGTGTGGGCGACGGCGCGGAGGCGCTGCGCAGGGCGCTGGCGCACCCGCCGGACCTCATGGTTCTCGACCTCATGCTGCCCAAGATCGACGGGCTGCAGGTGTGCAGGAAGCTCAGGGAGCGCTGGCCGGTCCCGGTGATCATGCTGACCGCGCTCGGCGAGGAGATCGACCGGGTGGTCGGCCTGGAGACGGGGGCCGACGACTACGTGACCAAACCGTTCAGCCCCCGTGAGCTGGCGCTGCGCGTGCAGTCCGTGTTGCGGCGGGCCAGGGGCGCCTCCGTGACCGGCGGGACCGGGGTGCTGCGTGACGAGGACCTCGTGGTGGACGTGGGAGCCCACGAGGTGCGGCTGCGCGGGAACGAGGTCATGCTGACCGCCCGGGAGTTCGACCTGCTGGCATACCTCATGCGCAATCCGCGCCAGGCGTTCAGCCGCTCGGCGCTGCTGAACCAGGTCTGGGGGTGGTCGTTCGGCGACTCGTCCACGGTGACCGTGCATGTACGGCGGCTGCGGGAGAAAATCGAGCCCGATCCGACCGCCCCGCGCAGGATCGTCACCGTGTGGGGGGTCGGCTACCGGTACGAGCCCTTGGAGGACGGCTCATGA
- a CDS encoding cold-shock protein → MAQGTVKWFNAEKGFGFIAPDGGAPDVFVHFSEIVGSGYRSLEDGQRVEFEITQGQKGPQASQVRAV, encoded by the coding sequence ATGGCTCAGGGAACCGTCAAGTGGTTCAACGCCGAGAAGGGCTTCGGCTTCATCGCCCCGGACGGCGGTGCGCCGGACGTGTTCGTGCACTTCTCCGAGATCGTCGGCAGTGGCTACCGCAGCCTTGAAGACGGGCAGCGGGTCGAGTTCGAGATCACGCAGGGTCAGAAGGGGCCGCAGGCCTCGCAGGTCCGCGCCGTCTGA
- a CDS encoding HAD family hydrolase, whose product MATDLDGTALRPDGTVSPRTVAAFGRVEESGAVLVFVTGRPPRWMGGVANALRHRGLAICANGALIYDLHTERIVESHLITVEVLEEVVAQLRANVSDLVFSVEYEAGFAHESDFLLGGLDRVGAGAVRAESVTAHPCAKLLALHPHMGPDELQAVVHELVGHLVTATHSSGRGLIEMSAQGVTKATALAALAAQLEIKPSQVIAFGDMPNDLPMLSWAGTSYAVANAHPDVIAAVDHVTAANDDDGVAQVLEKLF is encoded by the coding sequence GTGGCCACCGACCTCGACGGCACCGCGTTGCGTCCGGACGGAACGGTCTCTCCCCGTACGGTCGCGGCCTTCGGCCGGGTCGAGGAATCGGGCGCTGTGCTGGTGTTCGTGACCGGACGGCCGCCGCGGTGGATGGGCGGGGTCGCGAATGCGCTACGTCACCGCGGGCTCGCGATCTGTGCGAATGGGGCGCTGATCTACGACCTCCATACTGAGCGGATAGTGGAATCTCACCTCATCACGGTCGAGGTACTCGAGGAAGTCGTCGCTCAGCTAAGAGCGAACGTGTCCGATCTCGTATTTTCGGTCGAGTATGAAGCTGGTTTTGCGCATGAGTCCGATTTCCTGCTGGGTGGCCTGGACCGCGTAGGCGCCGGTGCGGTTCGTGCCGAGTCGGTGACGGCCCACCCTTGCGCCAAGCTGCTGGCCCTGCACCCGCACATGGGCCCGGACGAGCTGCAGGCCGTCGTGCACGAGTTGGTCGGGCACCTGGTGACCGCCACCCACTCCAGCGGCAGGGGCCTGATCGAGATGAGCGCGCAGGGCGTGACGAAGGCGACCGCCCTGGCGGCGCTCGCGGCGCAGCTCGAGATCAAGCCGTCGCAGGTCATCGCGTTCGGTGACATGCCGAACGACCTGCCCATGCTGAGCTGGGCAGGCACGTCGTACGCGGTCGCGAACGCGCACCCCGACGTGATCGCGGCGGTCGATCACGTGACCGCCGCGAACGACGACGATGGGGTCGCGCAGGTCCTGGAGAAGCTGTTCTAG
- a CDS encoding DUF6412 domain-containing protein: MTLFLLDPWLVGITMVAILLLATWAATLLPVLSGEPPSFPLSYARRIAFQRQRDPDAAGRPRPRAP, translated from the coding sequence TTGACGCTTTTCCTGCTTGATCCGTGGCTGGTCGGGATCACCATGGTGGCGATCCTGCTGCTGGCCACGTGGGCGGCCACGTTGCTGCCCGTCCTCAGCGGGGAGCCGCCGAGCTTTCCGCTGAGTTACGCGCGCCGTATTGCGTTCCAGCGCCAGCGCGACCCCGACGCGGCCGGTCGCCCGCGTCCACGAGCCCCTTAG
- a CDS encoding YidC/Oxa1 family membrane protein insertase encodes MIDSLVTFIIGMSGGNAALAIVLFTVTVRLLLLPLNVRQARTVKIRERLAPKLRELQKRFGRNPERLAKETRALYAKEGSSPFAGFLPMLAQLPFIWLMYRVATHPTALAGHDLFGAPLGHQVAGLVANYGLVSAPVLVFVLVIALVTAVAWLSARQIKVSEEQPEVMRRIMRLLPYGSVLAALVLPLAAGLYLLVSTAWATGERAVLASRPL; translated from the coding sequence ATGATCGATTCTCTTGTCACGTTCATCATCGGCATGTCCGGGGGCAATGCCGCGCTCGCGATCGTTTTGTTCACGGTGACCGTGCGGCTCCTGCTGCTGCCGCTCAATGTCCGCCAGGCCCGTACGGTGAAGATCCGCGAGCGGCTCGCGCCCAAGCTTCGCGAACTGCAGAAACGCTTCGGGCGGAATCCGGAGCGGCTGGCCAAGGAGACACGCGCGCTCTACGCCAAGGAAGGCAGCTCGCCGTTCGCCGGGTTCCTGCCGATGCTGGCGCAGCTGCCGTTCATATGGCTGATGTACCGGGTGGCCACGCATCCGACCGCGCTGGCCGGTCACGACCTGTTCGGGGCGCCTCTGGGGCACCAAGTGGCCGGACTGGTCGCCAATTACGGTCTGGTCAGTGCACCGGTTTTGGTCTTCGTTCTGGTCATTGCACTGGTCACAGCGGTGGCGTGGCTGTCCGCACGGCAGATCAAGGTTTCCGAGGAACAGCCTGAGGTGATGCGGAGGATCATGCGGCTGCTGCCGTACGGCTCCGTGCTGGCCGCGCTCGTGCTCCCGCTGGCGGCCGGGCTCTACTTGCTGGTGTCCACGGCATGGGCGACCGGAGAGCGGGCCGTGCTGGCTAGCCGGCCTCTTTGA